The sequence below is a genomic window from Cryptomeria japonica unplaced genomic scaffold, Sugi_1.0 HiC_scaffold_674, whole genome shotgun sequence.
atatatggatgatactgatcatacacaagttcatatggaggaggtctataatgatgttgtgtatatggactgcttggtatagagtcataaatgtatttatttaatttgggaaaaggataatttaaataaataaatgtatttatttaatttgagaaaaagataatttaaataaataaatgtatttatttaaatgagaaataaggctagaagaggataaatgaattaattaaataaataaagatttatttaattaatagaagaattcgactaaaataattaaataaataaagatatttatttatttagataggacaattttaggtgtctacaatattatttttaattaatattaaattattattattatattgtaatataataattataactaaattattattatattaaatatattattatgttttaatatactattattttttatattaccaaattattattatcattatatttttatttttagaaatggactttaagtAAAGACACTTTCAATCTttcataattaataatttattagattgagataattaaAAAGTTAACTGTGTGCATGATGGAAATAGAAAGATTGACTAATCACTTAAAAAATAGAAGTGAAGatataattaacattaaataattaaaaattaaattaaaaaacaataataattattattttttaaatgaaagatGTTTTTAAACTTTTCATGCATGCAAGCATCTCTAAATTAAAACCTTTCCCCATAATAAAAGTATTgttaatatattacaataaaatataaagTAAGGCATGAACTTTGGAAGAAGTCATGCATGCCCAAGTGGGGAGTAAAAGGTGGAACTTAAGAAAAGCAGACGATCTGCATGGGGAAGGAGATTTTGCATGCAAGAAGCTAAGAAAGCCTTATTAACGGTAGCGATGCCCTGTTGAAAGGTTAAGCAGCCATTAGAGAGTGTTCAGTTGAGGCATTGAGATACAGTACAGATTTTATCATGAGAAAGGACCTGCTATAAAAGGATGGGAGACAAGCATGATTTTACTCTTCAAACCTGGGCCTCATTGGAAAAGTCGAGCAGAGGAAAAAAGAAGCGGATATATAAAAACAATAAGTCTTGAGGATAGTTTTTGAAACAGCTCCAAGGATTGGTATTTCTTTCTCATCATAGATCTTTTTATTGTTGTTATGCATTTTAAATCAATTAACGAGAGTTCTGTAATTAGCATTAAAAGTCTCGATCATGTTATAGTATTCATCCCATCCAATTGATATTAACAATTTCTTTAAATTTCCTAAAAATAACTATTCTGGATATTACTAAAACGATCATTAGATCTAATCTGAAAAATTTAAGAGCCAGGTTGCTCCCACTAATCACCATGTTAGTAATTTAACCCAAATTGTTGGCTTAACTTCCTTATAACCAGTTAGTTTAATTTTGGAAAGGGTGCTTAGAAATTATGAAAAGACTCATGAGATGGTGTTTGAATAAAATAAATACGGAACCTGGAAATTTGATTTGTATGCAGGCAAGTTGGTTCCATCGATTTTGgcggcatcatcatcatcattcatatTTACTAATAAGTTGGTAAACATGCCTGAAATTATCAGTCATGGCAGCCAGAGAGATTCAGTTTCAGAGAGCCCAAAGTCCAATTTGGGCAAACGTCCTCGATCTTCTTCCCCTCCTCTTCCAAGACAGGATATAGAAACTCAGAGGATTAAAAGCGAAGAGGAAATTGAGGGCGATGAAGAAAGCAGCGGAACTGAAACGGAGAGGGAAATTGAGAGACCCACACCCGAACAGCAAGTTTTTTCTCTCTATAGAAGAGCCCTTGCAAATGACAATCCGAATTTCAAGATCTGGTATAAACATTTTGTATAATTTGTGTGATTTAGTGATTATGTTGCCATGTCTTGTATGAAAATTCATATTTCAGAAAATGCAGCTGTCCAGATGGAAGAGTCTTCTATTGGGAAAGAGATGATTTACTTGATCTCGTGCAGAGAAACCCCTTTTGGCTGACTACCACTCAAATGGATACTTGTTTACAGTAAGTACAAGTTGTATTGCAATGTTATAATTTAATCTGATTTATGGTTATTGTTATGAATATTTTTTTATCAATCTTTTGAATATTCTGGCATCTATCATTAGAATGATAGAAAATTCATGAAATGGAAAGAGGACTGTTTTTTAACTTTTGCTTTACTTCTGCTGTGTAGTTTATGTTTGGAGGATTCCGAAACTTGGGAGGCACGCTGTCATATTTGCTACTCTGATACAATTGGGCAGCAAACTGCGTTAAGCAAAACGGTGGAAGATGCAGCTGATACTCTTAAGCAACAGCTTCAGCTCTTGCTGCAAGATGTCCAATACAATCTTATTCCTTTAAATCTGGAGTAAGTGGAATGAACCATTTCCTCCAATATTGAATTAGAAATGAAATATGCTTATAAGAATCTTATGTTATGTTCTTATTAATAACATTGAATGTCTTTTGATACAATTTGTCGGTCAGCCTTAAACCTCATACATTAAGCAATATATCAAGTCTAGATAATGTTAGTCAattctaagtgtttaacacttgtaagtctagaagtgtattcttagtgtaaCCACACACATTAAACAATATATTAAacttagaaaatgtcagtcaattttgaatgtttaacacttttaaatctaaATATGTGATTTAAGCCATTCCCAATCTGTCAGACCACAATATCAAGACCTCATGAAAGTTTAAATCTATGAGTTCCTTGATCCAACGAGGGCTTAAAGTCCATGAGCATTATGGCCCAACAAGATCAGGGTATATAATGCAGCAACACACAATTTTATTGAAACACAAAATTGACACCAATATTAAGGAAGAAGAATTTGAACTTTATTGGGTTTGTCTAGCACCAATACAACTTCTGAATTTAAGCTTTTCTTAGGTTTTATACTCCACAAGTCACCTATTCTGTTCCTCTGTCAGGAAAGTAATCTTAGACTCTTCCAATCgatttcaaacgatttttaaacCCTCCTTCAGCAATATAACTATTCACTGTCAGTGATGATTCCTTCGCACCGAATTCGGTATCTTTAATCTCTCATTGCATTCCCTGTCATTGTAGTTTGTTTTCAGGCTATTGGATTTTTTTGTCCTGCGCACACACTTCAGTAATTGACTTCACACCTATTCCTGTATACGCAGTCACTTCTCTATGTTATCTCCTTCACAATCATGCACTCTATTCTGCCTTTTCttcctcaaaataaaaaaaaacgtTTCAGTTTCCTCCTCTGCAATATGTTCTTCTTCCCTGTGCTCTGACCTTTCATCTTTCATTCCCGTTGCAGCATATATGAGGGATATTATTTAATGCTCTCAATGACTTGGTTTATTCAACTGGACACCAAAACTATAAATAATCTCAAACCAAAACATATATACATCAAGGTCATCAAGGTGAGTCCGATAGCCAATTGATTCAGATGTTCGACATTagtttaaattttgatttgttttgatgGCTCATCTAAAATTACATTAAATTAAGCAAGTCAAAATTTGTATATTATTTAAGCCAAACTGTCTAATAGAACCTTGCCCGAATACAAGATCCAACAACACATTGATTGAGGATCAAAACCTGCAAATATGTTGATCCAGCAAAAAGGATCAAAGCCTGCACAGCAAAAATTTAAAGTTAATTAGTAAGCGTATACTAATGTAACAGTCTTTATTCTTTTGCAGCCACCACTGGCATTTAGTCATTATCTGTGGTCTGGAGGGACAAACATCTACGAACCCACAAATTTGGcatctcaactctcttgaattttTCTCTATAAATGAAGAAATGATAAATGCTATAAAACAGTAAGAAAACTATTCCATACTGTTATAATCTTTGAATGATTTCTAATTACCCTAATAAACTTTTCATGGAATGAATTTTTGAATTGTTTTGTTTCATTCAGAGTTGTTGAAGAAAAGACTGGCAAACCAGCTGCTTGGTCCGACTTACAGGTTTTATAAACATGGCAATCAGATTTCATAtttccatttgaattcctttaaaTAGATTTAGGGTTTTTATTTAAATATGGAATAAATCTGGATGCAGGTTCCACAACAGGATAATTCCTACGACTGTGGGATCTTTGtaatcaaatttgtatttcaaTTCATAAAAAATCTGGGTTCCCCACAACCACAAGATTTTACAGAGCTGGTAAGTTGAATAGAAAATGTTTTTCTCTTTGTTCTTGTAATTGATATGCAAATTGTGTTCACTGATTTGATTGTTTGTTGATATGTAAGATGGCTAGACAAGCCCACAATGAGTGCTTTGGAATAAATCTTAGCCGCTCATTTCAAAGGCTTATGCTTTGGACGCTTTTTCAGAAGCAAACTGATCCTCCACTGCAAGTCTTACCAGGTAAAAACTGCATCCTTGGTTTCATACTGCTCTTGGGTATATCAAATTGTTTATAAAATCATCTGAGAAAATAGTTTGTTTGTATTAGTTCAACATTTTTGGTTTAAATTGTGTGAGAAACCTTTCATCATCAAGTCATCATATTACATGATTCAGTTTGGTCACAATTTAAATCAGCAGTGTTGAACTAACTAACATTATGAACTTTAAAAATTATATGATTCTAATTTGTTTGTATTTTGTGTGATGCATCATATATAGTTGATTTCGACGAATACATCAAAGCCTTCTGCAAGGAAGATCATGAGGATCCAGAAAATAATTGCGGCAAAGATTATGAGAGTGATAACAGTTACGAGGCTACGGTCTAAAACAGTTAAAAAGTTCAGACTCCTACGTTTAAAATTGAGGAGCACGATGACTTTTGGATATATTCGTATATTTTTTTTAGATTCGAACTTAAGATTATGGGGAGCATACCCatgccttaagttgcgatccacgatTGGACGAGTTAAGGCCGAAGCCCTATACTCTATATTAGTTTAAGGACCAGTCATTTATGGTCAATGTATTATTTTTTACATTGTAAAATCTTCTTGTacttttataatatataatttttattttttttcatgattGGCTAAAATCTTTTGAGagttataaaaataatttattttttaaatttttaaatattaaatatgatttttttaatatatgCAAAAACATAATTTTGAAGGAGTAATTTGTGAGATATTATCTTTCACAACTAGTGCCATGGCATGAACTTTGTTCAATATATATCATTTTAACTTTTACTATGGTTGGACCAAAATaactttattttctttctagttaaacatttttgtaaaataaaatattCTCACATAAGCTTTGTTCAGTATATGCCATTTTAACTTTTACTATAGCTGAATCAAAAAAATAACATTTTCTTTCTACTTAAACATTTTCTTTAAGTATTCAGAACATCTagacatttatttaattttttactaTTTCATATAAATAACATATACACAAACTAAATAGATGCTTCATAAAGATATCCACATAATTTATACTAACAAccatcatattttttttatttgggttaaAAGAAATGGAATATATATGCAAGGACTAGAATAACATTTAATTATTGTGTAAACAATAGTATTTAATATTATCTTGTTTTATCAAATTTGACTAAAACTTAAATTACAAAACTAACCATTTGTTGCACACGGTATCTTTATCATTCACATTGTCATTAGTATTGATTTTTAATCTTTCCAACTTGGGTTAGCATAAGATTAGTTGTATTTTGCATTATTTCCCCTTTCCTTGTATAACATACAATATACAAACTATCCCACAAAATTCATGCTCCAAAACAATAAGTTCCATTCAATGTATCTTGCTCTTTGTTAATATGCGAGAATGGTTGAACCTTGATTTTGTGTTTGTAATATTCCATAAAAAGAAATTACAAGAGAGCTTCCAAAAAATACAGCAAGGCTTCACATTATCTCCATATTTGTTTGAAGAAAAGATTGTTGCAAGTATTCTTTCCTACTACTACTATCCAATTTTCCCTATCTTAGTCTATTCTTACAATAATCTGTTCACTTTTTTAgaatatgattcccttttctcatCTATTGCTAATGAAATTCAATGATTTGAAATGGTATTTACTTGAAATCCTATGGTCGTTCTTACAAATTATTGTTGCATTCATAGACACAAGCAAACAGTTAAAGAAAACAAACTCACAAAATCTCTACAAAATTACATCAAAGATGGACAGTATAGTATGTCTCTCTACCTTTCCATTGATTGATTCGATTTATAATAAATGTAGATTATGTTCCTTCACCATACAGTATGTTCTcgttaaacatgttctaatagatgggggagctggcttaaacatttccTCAttaagtcttgtccatgctctaggttattctgaagatgcagttgatcccctgaaaaagatcacattcaaaacatatgatgaagaagagcattcctctaaaggaattgtgatattacccatcagagtgggacctttgtagaaagacatagcatgccaagttctagacttggacttaccatacaacatactcttggcaagaccatggatacatgacatacaggctattccatcaacatgtcatcagtgcctaaaatttctaTACAATCgacaggaaatcacgatctcaatagactcaaatccattgtagtgttgtagtaatttaaaaccagctcaagaggtcattgttccacataacagaaaggtagcatcttcaagcacacaatccaaggaacaatcattagcatcaattttgtcaagcatggaaaaacaaaagaagctaagagatcgagggaatagagaatattgagtggatggaatgagacatgagaatgtgtgttttgccctagttcttaagaagactgagaatctggagtatgaagaagaacaactgaaagagataaaagatttactgacagaatatgaagacatcatttcagataatgtgcttgatggattaccacctatgagaagtatcagtcattgcatggacctagttcctggagctagtttgcctaacaaagttgcacacctgatgacaccaacagagaatgaagagttgaataaacaagtgcaggagttgttgaagaaaggtttgatcagagaaagtctgagtcATTGTGTAGtgccagtagtattagcacctaagaagaatggagaatagagaatgtgtaccgattccagagcaataaacaagatcatagttaaataccggtttcctttgcctaggatggatgacataatggactgttcaAGTGGAGGgccaaataatttacaaagatagacatgaagagtggatatcatcaaatcaggatcagagaaggagatgagtggaagacaacattcaagacaaatgaaggactatatgaatggttggtgatgccttttgggttaactaatgcaccaagtactttcatgaggctgatgaatgaggtattgaagaaattattgggtaagtttgttattgtatatttggatgagattctgtttttcagtaagacaaaacaTGAGCATTtcttgcatttgagacaagttttgtagaggttgagagaagaaaagttgttgataaatcttaagaagtgtactttcatgaaggatgagttagtctatttgggatttgtgatatctgaggatggcttgaagatggaccctgagaaagtaaaaacaATTGTTGAAtagcctacaccagaaagcattagagaggtaagatcatttcatggattggctagtttctaccggaagttcatcagaaatttcagtttagtttgtaacccgatgactgagacaatgaggggagataggaagaagttcaagtggaccaccagagtgaacaaaagttttgagttgttgaagcggaaagtgactgagcagcctgtgttagctttaccggattttaataaagtatttcaagtggattgtgatgcaagtggaacaacaataggagtagtcttgagtcgaGAAGGGAGATCAGtcgcttatttcagtgagaaattgaatgatacccggaggagatatttagtgtatgatcaagaattttatgccatagttcaagccttgaagaagtggagacattacatgttgcctaaggagtttgtgttgtacacgaatcatcaagctttgcagttttgaatagtcagagtaagttgaattagagacatatgagataggtagaatttttgcagagtcacacctttgtgttgaaacatagaagtgggaaaatctaacaaagttgttgattcattgaataggagaaggaatttgctaacagagataagagtgacaatattaggatttgaggagttgaagaccttgtatgatgatgacccatatTTTGTAGAAcgttggagagcatgtagagaactggttacgaCAAACaaaagaaagtggttggattacttcattcaggatgagatgttattcagaggagttcaattgtgcatacctaagagttctatgagggagaatctaataaaggagaaacatagtggaggattagtcggacactttggagttgataaaatagtagcaatGGTAAGTGAGCATTATTTTttccccagattcataaggatgttaggaaatatgtgcaaagttgtagaggttttcaagttgcaaagggtagtagtcagaatgtgggattgtataaacctttgacagtaccggtaagaccttgggaggatataagcatggatttcatacttggattgcctaaaacatagagagggaatgattctatatttgtggtagtagatagattcttgaagatggctcatttcataccttgtaagaagacatcagatgtattacatatagcaaacctatttttcaaggaagtagtgagattgcatgggttacctaagatcatagtttcagatagagacactaagtctgttggttatttttggagaacactttggaagaagatgaagacagatttgaatttcagctctacttttcacccacagactgatggacaaacatgagtagttaactggagcttgggaaatttttttaagatgtttagttggagtcaaaaccagaagttgggatttgatttttgCACAAGCAGAGTGTGCCTACAATAATTCTGTAAACAAGAGTActggaaggacaccttttgagattgttaccagagcacaccctagaggtatatcaaaattaagagatattagcagtgaagatcggagaagttcaaaagcagaagaatttgtagatcacatgaaggacttaaatattcaagttaagcaacatttggaggacatgaacaacaagtataaagagaaagaagatgagaagaggagacataaggaatttgaagttggcgatgaagtgatggtgtatctgagaaaagaaagattcctggttcgaacttataacaagttgcagatgagaaagtttggaccttgcaagattttgagaaagttcagttctggaaatgcatatgaagtggagttaccagatagtctaattatttcacctgtatttaacattgcagaccttcatcagtatcatgaacccaaattcagtgaggacagtattgcagacttggagaaacagttgccccgaaaggaaccggatcagattgaagacattttggacaatacGATTAGGCATAGCACTCGAaacagtcagtataaggaatatcttgtgaagtggaaggacataccagttgaagattcatcttggatttctcagataGAGGTAGACCGCCTTAGTTTTTCTCTGACCTCAGCAatgtgagagactcactttttttcaacaaccccgagtgtttgatgcagaagcatcctcggttcatgtcaatcttgcatcaaccaaaaatatttctttttgttttgctatcTGTTTTGCAATTTTAGTATTCCTTTATGTATTTCATGgatttggctcatcggatcttgtggagttggatttttcttgaagacttgatcatcttccttattcccaaactgtagagaatttggatcattttccgacatgTTATTGCTACCGGTTTCCGAGACAATTTTATGTTATTGGTTGCTTGGACGTATCTACATTGGTCATCTACCGGATCATTTCTATAGCTTGTAGAGCCTTGAGCATATATTTcgttgttccttggcatgtggccaaccttccctttcattctcacttcatcctttggattttctagaggattttCTTTGTCGAAGGTGTTACCCCTATACTTTTTCTCGTTCCTAAAACCTCATAATCAACTAAAAATAtgttattgttaatgttttaatggtgaagtttttatggccaaactccatgttgactgggagattttaattgttttatttttgggttaccctCACACCCAAACAATTATTAAATCCCAGGTTTTATGTGTCTCGtgcaaaaatgatttctgggttatgctctacttggcTTATTTGTTCTACGGTTAAAATTTAACAAGAAACAGAACTTtcagtaaaaagttatgcaggtttttctatggcagcccaaaggaacaattatcattgaacttgaatCTTGAACCTTcttaggttcaaaaggttcaaggttcaaaaggtttaaaaggttcaagcggttcaaaaaagttcaaaaaggttcaaatttcaaatttcgagTTCATTGTAACTTTTggtttttgaacttgaactttgaaccttctttggttcaagcgcGCAGGTTCAAGAgcgtaggttcaaggttcaaggttgaaGGTTcgatttcagaggttcaaattcagagttcagagattcattagatgcaggttcaaagtgtgtgagttcaaaatttcaacaaattcaaaatccaataacattggcatgtttaatgtttgtaattttcaatgtaaTTTGTAATCACAAATTTTCTGAGAAAAAAATTAGTCTCGATGCGAGGGGCTggaaaaactgtgatttttcaaGCAGCAAACAAAATCTGTTTTATGTGAATTTCTTTAAACAAGAATGATTGGTTTATCAATGAAATGctatggtgtgcagtctttgaatcttTGTGTTTGAAGATTGACAATCTTTCTTGAGAAAGCATttaatgtgcatgatatcattttatgatcagttatttctatttttttttttctgaattcaTGGTTACCATTAATTGTTAGCAGATTCACTGTGGATTGAGTTgtgctgatcccccttgtcctgtgaggcatgagagagtatcgattagACATCAATACCGTTGTGCATTTTCTATGCTCTAAATTTATAAAGTGACCATGTATGTGAATTAGAGTATGTGAGCTCTTATTTAATTTTcagaatattttctttgttttagtttgaaggcattattttgtgttgatggatgaatgctaaagcctttccacGCTTTCTAGTAAAAAAGTGTCAATATTTCATTTGTTtattaaattcattgcaaatcatacgaggagctaccctctaatgcagaggttgaattttaataaattcatccaactgttggtaattTGTTTACTTTCATAACTGGGCTTAAAGGAGTTACATCTTTGTTCagagaataaataaatttcttGAAAGAGACAAATCTAttcaccaacagatttttggtgactctgctggagAATCAAAGATCAGTGCATTTTATTTCCTCAGATTTTTAGATTTATCTCTATGCAGGAGATTGGAGACTCTATATATAAACATCATGCTTAAAACAAGAGCAATGAGAATGGGGAAAAGACCAAATCCCACCATCTTGGAAATTCTTGAGATGGATGATAAAGTGTTGCATGACTTTTGGGATTGCTGCAAGGAAAACATTTCTCATGCTGTAAAAACCAAACTAAGTATAACAGATGATCATGTATCTGCTCTTTTATGGAGAAGTCTTTGTGTTAGAATTCACAAGTTGAAATAGTTGAAAGAAAAGACAAGGTTGCTGCAAGAATATTAAAAAAAGGTATCCcaattgaaagaagaattaaaatttgatgatgatgaggctccAATCATCCCACTTTCATCTCTCTCCTACAATTACCTTGTCATGAGTGAGTGAGAAGTTCGACAAGAAACAATTTAGTCTCATGCAAGTCAGacaatggtaagtgagaataatcaagaTAACATTGGAGAACCTGGGAGcttgaatgaaaaaggttttttgaggtctttctcttacccgaaaatagaaactttcagttttgacagtatggaaagttatcttgttccaaaaagtaca
It includes:
- the LOC131031399 gene encoding uncharacterized protein LOC131031399, with protein sequence MPEIISHGSQRDSVSESPKSNLGKRPRSSSPPLPRQDIETQRIKSEEEIEGDEESSGTETEREIERPTPEQQVFSLYRRALANDNPNFKICCPDGRVFYWERDDLLDLVQRNPFWLTTTQMDTCLHLCLEDSETWEARCHICYSDTIGQQTALSKTVEDAADTLKQQLQLLLQDVQYNLIPLNLDHHWHLVIICGLEGQTSTNPQIWHLNSLEFFSINEEMINAIKQVVEEKTGKPAAWSDLQVPQQDNSYDCGIFVIKFVFQFIKNLGSPQPQDFTELMARQAHNECFGINLSRSFQRLMLWTLFQKQTDPPLQVLPVDFDEYIKAFCKEDHEDPENNCGKDYESDNSYEATV